The Naumannella cuiyingiana DNA window CCCTTCGGCGGGCAGAGTCCACGCAGCGGGTGTGTCAGGCGACCATGCCGTGCGGATCGATCACATACTTGCGCGCGACGCCCTGATCGAAGCTGGCATAGCCTTCCGGGGCCTCGTCCAGCGTGATCACGGTCGCGTTCACCGCCTTCCCGATGTCGGCCTTGTCGCTCAAGATCATGTTCATCAGCTTCCGGTTGTACTGCTTCACCGGGCACTGGCCGGTCACGAAGTAGTTCGACTTGGACCAGCCGAGGCCCAACCGCACGCCGAGCGTTCCTTCCTTGGCGGCGTCGTCGACGGCACCGGGGTCGCCGGTGACGTAGAGGCCGGGAATGCCGATCCCTGCGCCCGCCCGCGCGATGGTCATCGCGTCGTTGAGCACAGTCGCGGGCGCCTCCGCGGCGCCCTCGCCGTGGCCGCGCGCCTCGAATCCGACCGCGTCCACGGCCGCGTCCACGACCGGCTCGCCGACGATGTCGGCCACCTTGTCGCCCAACTCCCCTTCGCTGGTCAGGTCGATCCCGACACAGCCGAACGATTCGGCCTGGCGCAGCCGCTCGGGATTCATGTCACCGACCATCACCACCGACGCGCCGAGCAACTGCGCGGCGTACGCGGCGGCCAGCCCGACGGGCCCGGCGCCGGCGACATAGACCGTCGAGCC harbors:
- the fdhA gene encoding formaldehyde dehydrogenase, glutathione-independent, whose protein sequence is MADSNRVVVYQGPGKVAVESIDYPKLEIPEEVASHFGIAQKAPHAVILKLVTTNICGSDQHMVRGRTTAPVGQTLGHEITGEVVETGEDVLFVKKGDIVSTPFNIACGRCRLCNEGKTGICLNVNPARPGAAYGYVDMGGWIGGQADYVMVPYADFNLLKFPDRDQALEKILDLTMLSDIFPTGYHGAITAGTTTGSTVYVAGAGPVGLAAAYAAQLLGASVVMVGDMNPERLRQAESFGCVGIDLTSEGELGDKVADIVGEPVVDAAVDAVGFEARGHGEGAAEAPATVLNDAMTIARAGAGIGIPGLYVTGDPGAVDDAAKEGTLGVRLGLGWSKSNYFVTGQCPVKQYNRKLMNMILSDKADIGKAVNATVITLDEAPEGYASFDQGVARKYVIDPHGMVA